In Synechococcales cyanobacterium T60_A2020_003, the genomic stretch CTCACCCCAACTCAACTGGTGCAGGCAGCGCATCAGGCCGGAGTGCGGGCGATCGCCATTACCGATCACGATACGATTTCTGGTTGGGAGGAGGCGAGCGCGGCGTCCCAAGCCTTGCCCATTGAAATCGTGCCCGGTATTGAACTCAGCACGATCTGGAACGGGCGATCGCTCCATCTCCTCGGCTTTTATCCCGATCCGGTTCGACTACAGGAACCCTTGAAAGAGCGGGTCGCGGAACGATGGCGACGGGCACAGCGCATGGCAGATAAACTAGGTGACTTGGGCTATCCGATTACGCTGCCGGAACCAACGAGTGCGATGGTTCCAGGGCGTCCCCACATTGCGAATTTGCTCCGGGAGGCGGGATACGTCAAAACGGTGCAGGATGCCTTTGATCGGTGGCTAAAGGAGGGCAAGGCCGCCTATGTTCCCTACGAAAAATTTACGGCAATCGAAGGAATTG encodes the following:
- a CDS encoding PHP domain-containing protein, coding for MLELHCHTTCSDGVLTPTQLVQAAHQAGVRAIAITDHDTISGWEEASAASQALPIEIVPGIELSTIWNGRSLHLLGFYPDPVRLQEPLKERVAERWRRAQRMADKLGDLGYPITLPEPTSAMVPGRPHIANLLREAGYVKTVQDAFDRWLKEGKAAYVPYEKFTAIEGIELLRSCGAVPVWAHPYLFQAGTVEALLPTFVEAGLMGLEVYHPTHTPRQQLQLVEWCDRYNLLKTGGSDYHGSTNPNEPAYPDLNHFQVPYDLLLPIQKAAQSRL